The genomic window TCAGGGAAGGGTGGTGTGAAAACTCATAACCATCTGCACTGATAAAGCACACACTCATGCATGCATGTTAACACTTAAATATCACTCAGACACACACCTCCACTCAGTAACTCTGAAATACGCATATACATGTTAACACATTGcagactcagacacacacagccaccctaaTGCAGAGACAAAATGCAACAAGAACAAGCAGTTGTATTCTGTATTGTTTCACTGAAAGAAACTTTAATAAAAACTATAATGTATTAGAAATTTATACGTTTTCAAcacagaacaaaaaaaaaaaaaaaaagccaaaataaatgtgtttgtttCTGCCGTTGCATCACTTGTGACaaaatattatatttattttgaccctcatacttttttatttaacaaaAGAAAAACTGATGAAAGTTTACAAAAATGTAGCAATTTATGCTGTGCTTTTTCTGTTATTACTCACTCTTCCTTAGAATGTAATCATAACAATGAATGACTGCCTCTTGTAACCTTCCAACACATTCATTTTCTTGGTTAACTGGTCTAATTTGAATTGCCCAAAAATCACAGCCCTGTGATATAACATATATAATGTCACCCCAAAAAGAAGCATTAAAATGTAAATTATGTAAGAATCTTCAACTACCGGTATACCTTCATGTTTTCCTAGTCCTATCTGAGCTTGCATTCTTGCTTTTGTCCTCCATGCCCTTACTAAACTAGTACTGATTTTCCTGTCCATAGATCAAGAAATGTAAGCGCGTTGAGTGGTTTATTATTGATGTGAGTCTTGAAGTCTATTCAGAATTGAACTGTTTTGGGTGTTATTGTTACATTGCCACAAATAAAGAGGAGGAACCCATTCCTGAAGCAGAACAGAGGTTTGGCCACAGGGTGGCATGGTAAAAGTACTGTAGCATTGAAAGGAATTGAGTGGAGTCTAAGGAAAATAGAGGTATTGAAGGAAAGTCCATGCAAATTATAGAGCTCTAATTGTCACCACAATCAATACTCAATACTAAAGCTGTCTCTTCTTATTGTAAACCAGTTCATGTCAGAAGTAAGATATGATTTATATGATTAAATATAAAGAACAAGCTATTGGTTTTACGTTATGTATTTCAGATAAAAAATTATAGAAAAAGAACCATGGGGAAAATGCAATGATGTGTAGGTTTGAGATAAATAAAAAGAAAGGCACAACTCTATTGCATTAAAATGTTCATTTAATTTTGTTTTGATTCTGCTGGCATTTCTCAGAATGCTGCATGAAATGTTTTGTTAAGCTGCTAGAAAAGAGCATAACGTTGCTGCAAGTACATTTGTTTTGGCAAATATATGCATATCAATTGTGTGCGATTGTATATGCATATAAATTGCCCATGTGTAATTACACAAACAGATAGTTGTAGAACTATGTAACAATATGTACGTACATTGTTATTACactgcaataataataataatgatttatTCTTGGGAAATACTGTGATAAGTCCTGGTGAGTGAAGCTGATCCATGGAAttttgttgaaaatgtttttaaaaattaaGTAGTTATTATATATCAAAGTCAGAAGAGGACAGAAAGTTGCAGTGTAAAACTGTAAAAAGTAAAACCATTGCAACACCATAACATTCCCTGAACACAACTACAGCACATTTCCTTAACCATTTTCGGTGCCAATGGACATCatggcatttacattttagtcatttagcagactctcttttccagagcaattggggttaagtgccttgctcaagggcacattgacacaTTTTCTTTCACCTGGTCGCtcttaatcgctaggctacctgccgccctatctATGATGTGTGACAGTGCTTGCTAGCAATTTCCAACACTAATAAGGAAAGCTGAGCCATATTAACTTGTAACCAGTGATAAGCTTGCTTGTGATTTGACTAGGGCGAATAAATTCACTTTaatactcctctccctcctcctctccctctccctcaatgGAGTCGACGCCCACCTCTTCATAATCTTTCTCCAGGGCAGCCATGTCCTCCCTGGCCTCAGAGaactctccctcctccataccCTCACCTACGTACCAGTGCACAAAAGCACGCTTGGCGTACATCAGATCAAACTTGTGGTCAAGACGGGCCCAGGCCTCTGCCACTGCAGTGGTGTTGCTAAGCATGCACACTGCCCTCTGGACCTTGGCCAGATCTCCACCAGGTACCACAGTTGGGGGCTGGTAGTTGATACCAACCTTGAAACCAGTTGGGCACCAGTCTACAAACTGGATGGAGCGTTTTGTTTTGATGGTGGCAATGGCAGCATTGACATCTTTGGGCACAACGTCACCACGGTACAGCAGACAGCAGGCCATGTACTTGCCGTGACGTGGGTCACATTTCACCATCTGATTTGCTGGCTCAAAGCAAGCATTTGTGATCTCAGACACTGAGAGCTGCTCATGGTAAGCCTTCTCTGCCGAGATCACAGGGGCATAGGTGGCCAGGGGGAAGTGAATACGGGGGTAGGGCACCAAGTtggtctggaactctgtcagatcAACATTGAGGGCACCATCGAATCGGAGGGAAGCAGTGATGGAGGACACAATCTGACTGATCAACCTGTTAAGATTAGTGTAGGACGGACGCTCGATATCAAGGTTCCTACGGCAGATGTCATAGATGGCCTCATTGTCTACCATGAAAGCACAATCAGAGTGCTCCAGGGTGGTGTGGGTTGTCAGGATGGCGTTGTAGGGCTCAACAACGGCTGTGGACACCTGAGGAGCTGGGTAGATGGAGAACTCAAGTTTGGACTTCTTGCCGTAGTCAACAGACAAGCGCTCCATCAACAGGGAGGTGAAACCAGAACCGGTGCCACCTCCGAAGCTGTGGAAGACCAGGAAGCCCTGGAGGCCAGTGCACTGGtcagcctagagagagagggaggagagatgtttCAGATCATTATGGTTGGATAAAGATAGAGAATGTACAGAGATGTAGAGTGTATGTTAATAAGAGTTGTCACCAGTTTGCGGGTCCTGTCCAGAACCAAGTCAATAATCTCTTTGCCGATGGTGTAATGCCCACGGGCGTAGTTGTTGGCTGCATCCTCCTTCCCAGTGATCAGCTGCTCAGGGTGGAAGAGCTGGCGGTATGTTCCTGTGCGCACCTCATCTGGAGAAATAAATACTTGTTAGCTTTTCCCATGACTAAGGAGATAGACCAATGTTAACAGAACGTCATTGTTTCAAGACAAATTGATCTTACCGATGACAGTGGGCTCCAGATCTACAAACACAGCCCTGGGGACGTGCTTGCCAGCTCCAGTCTCACTGAAGAAGGTGTTGAAGGAGTCGTCTCCTCCTCCAATGGTCTTGTCACTGGGCATCTGTCCGTCCGGCTGGATCCCGTGCTCCAGACAGTAGAGCTCCCAGCAGGCATTGCCGATCTGGACGCCAGCCTGACCCACGTGGATGGAGATACACTCACgctggagaaagaggagagagagcaattgAATTGGATCCCACTGCACACAATCAAGGTAAATGTTAATGATGTCACCAAAGCCTTCTCATGTGCATTTATAGCATCAAAATAGTATCCACTCTCCATAATGTCTAATCCAATGCAAATTAGATTCTTGCACTCTTTTCATTTAGTATATTActaatttattaggatccccattagctttcgCTAAagcggcagctactcttcctgaagGGTGAACTGAAATTCAGTAAGGTTGCATTTTCCCGCACTGCAGCTATTCCACACAATCATCCCCACTGTTCTGAGAGCATAAATGGCATTGAGAAATTGGATAAAATGGGAATTGTGCCATTTAGATGTACCGCCCTGAGACTGAAgtctgcaggagagagagatgatcaaAAGCTGCAGCATGGGCTGAACCATGACGAACCACACAACcataccccctcctccctcacactcctccccttcccccttcccttcctccctccagctACACCCTACTGTTCCCAAGGGATTTTCTTGCATATGTCCGTTGCTAAGCAACTGGGCACTGGCAGGAAACCGTTTGTGGTTTTGCACAGGAGGGGGTGGTTTATGCACATTCCATAAAAAAATTATGATTTAGATTTGTCTATAATGTGCATACACCCAGTGACACTCAACAGCTATGGCACTCTATAATATCTATAGGTCATTGTACAGAAATACCTGCAGATATTTTCACCAACCCTAAGGCTATTTGATTTTGCTCTCTAGGGCAAATCACTCACATCTCATGTTGCAAAATGGAATACGCTACAGATTCTACAGTGCATAGATTGAACAGTAATGCCATTATAGAAATAGTAGCCTTTATGTGCAGCGAGTACACTTCAACCGGCGACTGTTATATCAATTTTGCTTCTCTCTGGTTGGAAAGAAGCTGCCTGGAGTGCTAATCTAAACATGAACATGGAAAGACCAGGGTGCAGCTGGCTACAATGGCCTATATACAAATCCATCTGAAAAAGACCACCTCAGAGAAAGATCTTAACCCTTAGACCTCCCACTGTCAGGTGTCATTCTGGAGACCAGATGCACCTGCAGAAATTATGGATTAACTAATAAGGTTCACCTAAGTCTGTTATTTTCCTATATAGGCTACTTTCCTCTGAAAATAAAGGGTTAGATCATTTTAAATGGCCATCGGAACGTCAATATTGATTCAACTGTTCCACAGTAACTGTAATGGTTTGGTAAAGTTGGTTTGTTTCTAGAACTGTTCGGTAAATTCTATCAATGTGATCCCCTTTCTGCCTATTTGATTCACCTTGCCTTGTATCGCTTTAAGGCTAATGTATGCGCACCATTAGGAATTTGATGGAGAGGCCAGCAGAATGCTTAAACGTCCACCGGTGCCTTCTAGTCAAAATCAAATTAACGCATCAAATTTACATAGAGTAGTTTATAGCATACCGCATATTATAGACTATAGCCTAACATTGATGGCTATAGTACTAGATATTAAACTACCAGAATGTGTCAAAAGGCTAACTATCAGAATAAATCTCTTCTCAACGTAATAGTCTACATTTCAAGGTGGGCGCGCCTCACACGATCAAGAAAACGCAGTCTATCAAGGTGGCAGAGGTTTGGTTGATGAGATCTGGAATGTTCTTCTGTCCCAGGTTCGTTAATAACACCTTTTTTTATATTCGGTAGTCAAACTTGAACTTGATAGTATTTTATAATAGCAAATTATATTCAAATGACAATTAAGGCTAAGATAATTCGGCTGTATCGTCCTCGGTCCGTAGCCGGCCAAGGGCAACCGGCATCAATTCACGCAAATCACACCAACTTTCATTTTCACAAAGCACAATGTAACGAATATTTCAATTGAATCGACATGAGCACCTTCACTATATGAATTTGTAATAAACATACAATTGAAAATAAGGTTCTATAGGCAATAGTGTGTTTCTTCGACAGTTTGAAGCATATCCTATCATATTATGGTGGTCAAATGCATCAGTGACCACTTATTTCAGCCACAATATGAAATTCCAGCCACAATATGAATGTAGCCATATACTCTCGGCCTACAATATGAAACAAAATGTTAGGCTATGTAACGAGATTGATGGAATGGATGAGTAGCTAGCACCACCATGAGTAAAATGAGAGATGAACAcacaacataaataaataaataaatagactaCTTTCTAAAAAGTACTCACCATTTTTACTGATGGATATGAGTTTTAGAGAAATATCTAAAAAAAAATTAAGTTTAAATAATTTTCTCTTCGGTTGAGAGAGAAGTTACTTTATCCGACAGTTAAGAGTCGATGTAGTAACTGATCTTAAACACCGTGGCGCGCTAGTATTTGTAGAATCGCAAGGGGGCTGAGCCAGCAACATGAATAAATTAGGAAGAGGAGAGGGTCTCGACAGCGTGCCTAGGCGTGAGACCTATGGTGACAGTGCATTGGTCCTGTTTGTTGTTTTCACAAGATTTTGCCACATCATTTATTGCAGTGAAAGGAGTGCCATCAgcatatacagtaccttcagaaagtattcaccgttttttacattttccacaatttgttgtgttacagccttaatttaaaatggattcaattgagatttttttcaacacaataccacataatgtcaaagtggaattatgttttttgaaatttttacaaatgtataaaaaaatgtaagctgaaatatcttgagtcaataagtatccaTCCCCTTTGTAATGACATGTctaaataagttgcatggactcactcccTCATCtctatacaattatctgtaaggtccctgagtcgagcagtgaatttcaaaatgCCTCAccaagaagggcacctattggtagatgggtaaaaatacatTGAATATTCATTTCAGTATGGTGAAATTAttagttacactttggatggtggatcaatacacccagtcactacaaagatacaggcatccttcctaactcagttgccggagtggaaggaggccagtggtgactttaaagacagagtaaaaagaagtaagcctgtacagaataaaaatattccaaaacatgcatcctgtttgcaacaaggcactaaagcagtactgcaaaaaatgtggcagtgcaattcactttttgtcctgaatacaaaatgttatgtttggggcaaatccaatacaagacattactgagtaccactctccatattttaaagcatagtggtggctgcatcatgttatgggtatgcttgtaattgttaaggactgtgGAGTTTTGGGGGGGTAACacaaacggaatagagctaagcacaggcaaaatcctagaggaaaacctggttcagtctgctttccaacagacactgggagataaatgcacctttcagcaggacaataacctaaaacacaaggctaaagtTGCTTAtgaagaagacagtgaatgttcctgagtggccaagttacagttttgacttaaatctacttgaaaatctatggcaataccagaaaatggttgtctagcaatgatcaacaaccaatttgtcaAGAGCTTTGAGGAGCTTAATGGGCAAATGTTGGACAATCAAGgtacccagaaaaactcacagctgtaatcgctaccaaaggtgcttctacaaagtattgactcaggtgtgtgaacaaatgtatttaaaatgtatttcattttcaatacatttgcaaaaaatgataaaaacatgttttcacttcgtcattactgggtatagtgtgtagatgggtgagggggaAAAAGCAATTACATctattttcaattcaggctgtaacacaatgctgaaagaaagaaatcatatttctccactcctgttcccaatacaaaataaacatttgttgtataattttactgcaagaaatgcataaTACTGCAGGAGTTATTATTTTATAGTTATTATTATATTATGCTACATGTGAGAGGTtctaggcctacagtcagtgtccagatttcagttaatattccatttaacccatatgaacttaaattaggaatattctgtttattcatgGATACAGGGATACTCTTGAGCGGGATatcaaaggtgcatgtaaacagcttatcTCAAATAAGATTTTAAGTGGGATATGAGCTGCTATCCGGAATACTGTGTGTATGTAAACGTGGTCATTgactagggtctggtttcaatgatggactCTTTTGGCATAGAGGAACTACGTAACTGCATATGTCGATAAGGGAAAATGTTTTATTCCGGGTACTCTCCCAACAAGTCACGAGGCAGACATGCCAGAACCAAAGTTGCAGGCAAAACCTTTGCAGTAGTTTTAGTTAAGTTAGTTGTTGCAAGCTACTTGCGAAATACCCTCATTAAAAATAAGCTTTATGGTCTCCATCTTCGTAGAtactattttgtattttattcaagCAAATAAAGTAGTGACGTAGGCAGTGATGTAGTTCTCTATGCCAAAAGAGTCCATCACTGAAACCAGAGACTAGTCACTGTGTTGCCTAGGAGCGGGTTTTCGAGACTAGCCTTTAAGCATCTAGCTGCAGAGTAAAGTAGGCTACATGGGTAAATGTAAATAACCAAGGGAAACCCAGCTCCTCTGGATCCCTGCTAAGCCATTAGAGAGCACCACATTCAACATTCAGGTTCTACTAGCAGATGTTACCAATGGCCCATTGTCTGCCACACACCCTGCAGAGCCTCACACAAAGCCATGCATAAACATCACTAGCCCGCATTCATCATTATCACTCAGTTTGGTTTTTATATTGCCATGTGGATTGACTTCTGTCATATTTAGGCCTACCACAAATGCAGAGTTTCTCTTTGTTCAGCATTCATACACATactagggcggcacacaattggcccagtgtggtccgggttagagtttggccggggtaggccgtcattgtaaataataatttgttcttaactgacttgcctagttaaataaaggtaaaaaaaaatatattgattcAAATTCAACTGTTCCTGTCATATTCTCCCATGGATTATTATCAAAGCCTTGTGGTGGCAATAGATGAATTGTATAGGTCTACTCATGTTTCAggagtaaaatatatatatatttttttgtttcctCATAACAGCATACTTCCTGACGATAAATAAGATTGGCATGCACCTGCTAACATACAAGAGCAGTTAGGCTATTTATTTATTCATGTTCGACATCTTGATCTTTTTTTTTACGGGGTTTCATCTATGTTTTGGACAATCCTAAAGGGGAGGAAAGTGTAAGTGGTCCATCTGTCTGTAATTGCTGAGTTGGGATGGCATGCAAGTCAGGCAGACGGGCAGGGAGGGGCAGTCAGGGAAATCTGATGCAGCTGTCTCTTTCAAACACAGCCCCCATCTCCTCCTTAATCCCTTTGCCTTCAGACCAATATTGTtgaaatgatgtgtgtgtgtgtgtgtgtgtgtgtgtgtgtgtgtgtgtgtgtgtgtgtgtgtgtgtgtgtgtgtgtgtgtgtgtgtgtgtgtgtgtgtgtgtgtgtgtgtcaatgggtATTCCGGatacagggagaggaagagaggtgacagacagctgggacagggagaggagaaggaagacaGCTGAGGGGCCATGTGTTTGCTGGTAACTgaacacagtgacacatcaccgGTCACTCGATCCACTGCAGAGGAGTGACATCACTGCTGCAAAACCTTGAACAAAGAGGGGCGGAGGCTGGCTGCCTGGCAGACTAGGGGGGAGGCGGGGGTTAGAAGGAGGAGGTTGGTGTAGCTGAATCCATACTCTATTGCATTTTAAATATGCATATGTGAAATTGTCATGAAtgaaaaataagtatttggtgaGATTTTATACTGGTTTGCATCCTCTCCATCTCAATGAATTGACTATGTGTTTGAATGACATCCaatataaactatcaaaataaagaaagtctcACACTCCACGTATAAACTCCCAGCAAttgaatgggtatttaccaacgtttcggcatcactgtgccttcctcagggtctgggtgatgccgaaacgttggtaaatacccattcaaTTGCTGGGAGTTTATACGTGGAGTGTgagactttctttattttgatagtttatagtttattttccgttagtcagcacctccacacaaactattattttgggtgtgcgccagctcatgttttttgaATGACATCTAATGACAGAGGCAATATATAGGTCTAATGTGGGGCTAGATAGCCTACTCGGCATTTTAGCATAGGGCTGTATTGTTGGCACAGAATTTAGTTCAGCACCCAAAGCTCAAGGAGATGTGGGACTAAATACTTCATTGACTTACAAAATAGAGTGTATGTAGCGCATGCAGTCTGTGTGTTTTGAAGGGGGTAGATTTGATCATTCAGCACCAGTTTTTTAAATGTGATTTATCTCACATAGGCCTATGTCCAGCATCATCCAGCATAAGGCCCTCTATAAAGGGTGTGTCCATTATTGCTATTTAGACCTCTGTAATGGCTTGAGAGACTACAGCACATAATGCTAACCCTGAATGTTTTTCCTCGTCACTAAAGCAATCATATTCACATAATTAAATAATTGGTAAATACCAATTCACTTTATCTCACTCTCATTGAGATATATTCGATCTACAATGCGTATTACATAGACCTGTTTCATTTCGACTTCCAAATTAAATTAATATAGTAATACAACTAAAAACAATGTAATTATCTGCGAACATGCTTTGTATTTTGTCCGCGATTCTGGAGTGGACCGTGCCTGTGTGTCGCTGCCTGGCTCATTCAATGAGAAagcacctccctcctcctcccgaATTTGGAAAGGGTGTGAATTCAGTCATACAAAAGCAAAAGCATGTTTTGGCCAAATCCAAACAGTTATTTTAGGCCTATGTGAAGGGATACAGTTGCAATAGAATTATAATAGGCTACTATGTGTAATTTATCAGATAAATAGTATTTTATAGAACAATTCTAAAATGTAAGATAAATGAATTTAAGGTAAATATGTATTATGGTGTAGAATATTATTTTCActtactttaattattcattttaGACTCAGTGAGGTGGGCTAACATCTGCCACACCATTTTAGCACACTGTAAATATATTGTTTGTCTCTCGGCATGTGATTGTCTGTGCAGAATGGCACCAAATCTGACTTGgc from Salmo trutta chromosome 16, fSalTru1.1, whole genome shotgun sequence includes these protein-coding regions:
- the LOC115150460 gene encoding tubulin alpha chain-like, with translation MRECISIHVGQAGVQIGNACWELYCLEHGIQPDGQMPSDKTIGGGDDSFNTFFSETGAGKHVPRAVFVDLEPTVIDEVRTGTYRQLFHPEQLITGKEDAANNYARGHYTIGKEIIDLVLDRTRKLADQCTGLQGFLVFHSFGGGTGSGFTSLLMERLSVDYGKKSKLEFSIYPAPQVSTAVVEPYNAILTTHTTLEHSDCAFMVDNEAIYDICRRNLDIERPSYTNLNRLISQIVSSITASLRFDGALNVDLTEFQTNLVPYPRIHFPLATYAPVISAEKAYHEQLSVSEITNACFEPANQMVKCDPRHGKYMACCLLYRGDVVPKDVNAAIATIKTKRSIQFVDWCPTGFKVGINYQPPTVVPGGDLAKVQRAVCMLSNTTAVAEAWARLDHKFDLMYAKRAFVHWYVGEGMEEGEFSEAREDMAALEKDYEEVGVDSIEGEGEEEGEEY